The following is a genomic window from Marinococcus sp. PL1-022.
GCGGTCTCTTCGATATCCATATCATTGTTGTTTAAATAGCCGCTCACCTCGCCCATCAGCCAGTTGGCCGTGAGCTTGCTGTCCGCTCCGGCCTCAACAGTTTCCTGGAAAAAGTCTGCGATTGCCTTGGACTGCACCAGCACCGAGGCGTCGTATTCGGAAAGACCGAAGTCCTCGATATAACGCTTCTTCCGGGCGTCCGGCAGCTCGGGAATTAGTGAACGGATTCGTGATTTCCAGTCTTCATCAATATAGTAAGTGACCAGGTCCGGCTCCGGGAAGTAACGGTAATCGTCCGAGCCTTCTTTGATACGCATCAGAATCGTTTCTTTTTTCGCATCATCCCACCGGCGCGTTTCCTGCAGTACTTCCCCGCCAGCAAGCAGTTCTTTTTCCTGGCGCTCTTCTTCAAACGACAGCCCTTTTTGCACATTCGTAAATGAGTTCAGGTTTTTCAGCTCAGTTTTTGTGCCGAATTCCTCCTGGCCGGCCGGACGGATGGAAATATTCGCATCACAACGGAGCGATCCTTCTTCCATTTTGCAGTCGGACACGTCGGTATACTGCAGAATCGCTTTTAATTTTTCCAGATAGGCGTAGCCTTCCTCGGGCGTTGTAATATCCGGTTCTGATACGATTTCAATCAGAGGTGTGCCGACACGGTTAAAGTCCACCAGAGAGTGGCCGCCGTCTTCGTCGTGCGTGAGCTTTCCGGCATCTTCTTCCATGTGAATACGGGTGATACCGATACGCTTCGGCCCGTTTTCTTCTGTTTCAATGTCGATCCAGCCGTTTTCCCCGATCGGCTGGTCAAACTGGGAAATTTGATATGCCTTTGGGTTATCGGGATAAAAATAGTTTTTCCGGTCGAATTTCGTTTCTGCGGCAATGTCGCAGTTCAATGCGAGCGCTGCTTTCATGGCGAAGTTAACCGCCTGCTCGTTCAAAACCGGCAGCACTCCCGGATGGCCCAGGCAGACCGGGCACGTATGCGTATTCGGAGGAGCACCAAATTCGGTTGAGCAGTTGCAGAAAATCTTTGTGTTTGTTTTTAACTCTGCATGGACTTCGAGTCCAATGATTGTTTCAAAGTTCATGGTCCTGGTTCCTCCCCTATAATTCCGGTCTGGCTTTATGGTGTTCAGTTGCCTGCTCAAAAGCGTGAGCAACTGTATAAATCGTTTCTTCAGCAAACGGCTTGGCGATAATCTGCAGGCCTACCGGCATATTGTCCGAGAAGCCGCACGGCACAGAAATCGCCGGAATGCCCGCCAGGTTTACCGGAATGGTTAGAATATCGTTGGCGTACATGGTGAGCGGGTCATCGAGCTGTTCCCCGAGTTTAAACGCAGTCGTCGGTGCCGTTGGCCCAACGATGACGTCGTAATCGGCAAATACTTTTTCGAAATCCCGGCGGATGAGCGTCCGTACCTGCTGAGCCTTCTTATAGTAGGCATCATAATAACCGGCGCTCAAAGCAAATGTTCCGAGCATGATCCGGCGCTTTACTTCTTCGCCGAAGCCTTTGCTGCGGGTTTCTTTGTACATTTCCACCAGGTCTTTCGCGTTTTCATCGCGAACACCGTAACGGACACCGTCAAAGCGGGCCAGGTTGGCTGAAGCCTCTGAAGAAGCAATTAAATAGTAGGCAGCAACTGCGTATTTTGAATGCGGCAGGGAGACTTCCTCCCACACTGCACCCTGATCCTCTAAAACCTTCAGCGCTTCAAGCACCCGCTGCTTAACGCCTTCATCCACGCCTTCACCGATGTATTCAGATGGCACACCGATTTTCAGGCCCTTGACGTCCTTGCCCAGTGCCTCCAGATAATTTGGCACCTGCACGTCGGCAGAGGTGGAGTCGTTCTCCGAATGGCCGGCAATCTGCTGCAATACGTAAGCATTATCCTCCACGGAGCGGGTAAGCGGCCCAATCTGATCCAGGGAAGAAGCGAAAGCAACGAGACCGTACCGCGATACGCGTCCGTAGGTAGGCTTCAAGCCGACAACTCCGCAGTAGGACGCCGGCTGGCGGATGGATCCGCCCGTGTCCGACCCTAATGAAAACAGGACTTCGCCGGCTGCCACTGAGGCTGCCGAACCGCCGCTCGAACCGCCTGGAACGTACTCAGTGTTCCACGGATTTCTCGTTTCCTGTACACCGGAGTTCTCCGTCGAGGATCCCATGGCGAATTCGTCCATGTTCAGCTTCCCGACGGTTACCGTCTCTGCCTCTCCAAGCTTATCCATCACGGTCGCATTATGAACCGGGTCAAAGTTTGCAAGCAGCTGGCTTGCGCAGGTGGTCCGCAGGTCCTGGGTGATGATATTATCTTTAATACCTGCTGGCATGCCGAACAAAAACGGAACCTCACCGCCGTTTTGAATCTGCTTGTCGAGCTTTTCAGCCTGCGCGAGTGCCCGGTCTTCGTTTAACGTTAAAAACGCTTTTACATCTGTGTCTACTTCACGAATACGCGCAAATGAGGCTTCCACCAG
Proteins encoded in this region:
- the gatB gene encoding Asp-tRNA(Asn)/Glu-tRNA(Gln) amidotransferase subunit GatB; this encodes MNFETIIGLEVHAELKTNTKIFCNCSTEFGAPPNTHTCPVCLGHPGVLPVLNEQAVNFAMKAALALNCDIAAETKFDRKNYFYPDNPKAYQISQFDQPIGENGWIDIETEENGPKRIGITRIHMEEDAGKLTHDEDGGHSLVDFNRVGTPLIEIVSEPDITTPEEGYAYLEKLKAILQYTDVSDCKMEEGSLRCDANISIRPAGQEEFGTKTELKNLNSFTNVQKGLSFEEERQEKELLAGGEVLQETRRWDDAKKETILMRIKEGSDDYRYFPEPDLVTYYIDEDWKSRIRSLIPELPDARKKRYIEDFGLSEYDASVLVQSKAIADFFQETVEAGADSKLTANWLMGEVSGYLNNNDMDIEETALTPQSLAKLIELIEKGTISSKIAKQVFADVMEQGGDPEQIVKDKGLMQISDEGELKQVVDGILDNNPQSIEDYKNGKDKALGFLVGQVMKETKGKANPQMVNSLILEGMEQR
- the gatA gene encoding Asp-tRNA(Asn)/Glu-tRNA(Gln) amidotransferase subunit GatA; the protein is MSILEENVASLHTKIKNQEVTVAELVEASFARIREVDTDVKAFLTLNEDRALAQAEKLDKQIQNGGEVPFLFGMPAGIKDNIITQDLRTTCASQLLANFDPVHNATVMDKLGEAETVTVGKLNMDEFAMGSSTENSGVQETRNPWNTEYVPGGSSGGSAASVAAGEVLFSLGSDTGGSIRQPASYCGVVGLKPTYGRVSRYGLVAFASSLDQIGPLTRSVEDNAYVLQQIAGHSENDSTSADVQVPNYLEALGKDVKGLKIGVPSEYIGEGVDEGVKQRVLEALKVLEDQGAVWEEVSLPHSKYAVAAYYLIASSEASANLARFDGVRYGVRDENAKDLVEMYKETRSKGFGEEVKRRIMLGTFALSAGYYDAYYKKAQQVRTLIRRDFEKVFADYDVIVGPTAPTTAFKLGEQLDDPLTMYANDILTIPVNLAGIPAISVPCGFSDNMPVGLQIIAKPFAEETIYTVAHAFEQATEHHKARPEL